Genomic segment of Streptomyces alboniger:
ACCTCGGCTTCTCCAAGCCCGCCGCCGAGGCCTTCCACGCGGCCTGTACGGCACTGGGGCTCGCGCCGGCCGAGATCGCCTACGTCGGCGACCAGCCGGAGATCGACGCCAGGGGCGCCAGGGACGCCGGCCTCCTCGGTATCTGGCTCGACCGCGACGGCACGACGGGCGCGGCCCCCTCGGGCGTACACCGCATCAGGCGCCTCTCCGAGCTGCCCGCGCTGCTGCGGGCGGATACCCGTTTTGGAGCGCCGTCCACCTTCGGGTAATGTTCTTTCTGCGCCGCCCGAGAGGGCCGAAAGGTCCGGCAGGGAAGCGCACATTCAGAACAAAATCCCCATAGGGGGTTGCGGTTTGATGGCCTATGGTGTAATTGGCAGCACGACGGTTTCTGGTTCCGTTAGTCTAGGTTCGAGTCCTGGTAGGCCAGCTCGCAGAGCTCATCTGCAAAATGTGGATCATATCCACGAAGCCCCCGTTGTGTAGCGGCCTAGCACGCTGCCCTCTCAAGGCAGTAGCGCCGGTTCGAATCCGGTCGGGGGTACAGATCCTTCCCACGGGAACAGAGCGGGTCGCACCCACTGTTTCTGATGCAGGATCGCTAGGGCCCCCGTTGTGTAGCGGCCTAGCACGCCGCCCTCTCAAGGCGGTAGCGCCGGTTCGAATCCGGTCGGGGGTACTGAAGGTCGGGACTCTGGTCTAGACCACATTGGGCTATGGTGTAATTGGCAGCACGACGGTTTCTGGTTCCGTTAGTTTAGGTTCGAGTCCTGGTAGCCCAGCTGGATCACGCGAAGAGCAAGATCCTCGCCCCCGTTGTGTAGCGGCCTAGCACGCCGCCCTCTCAAGGCGGTAGCGCCGGTTCGAATCCGGTCGGGGGTACAGAAACGGCAAGGGGCCTTCCCATCGGGAGGGCCCCTTCGTCATTCCCCCGTACTCCGTTGCCCGTAGCGGTGGTTGGACTCCTCCGTCTGCGCGATCCGGCGCAGTCCGAGCAGTACCGGCTCGTACAGCACCGTGAGCGCCACGGCCGCCTCCAGCTGCTCGTCGGGGGAGTCGAACCGCTCGATCAAGTCCAGGTCGGCGACGGCCAGTTGCTGAGCGGCGTGGGCGTAGGGCGCCAAGTCGTCCACGGCGCACGGATATCCGAGCCGTGCCATCGTGCCGACCGCCGTCACCAGCATCCGATAGGCCGGCGACTCGTCCCCGTACTCCTGCGCGAACTCCCAGTCCAGGCGCGCCAGAAGCGCGTCCACCGTGCGGCGCGCCGCCTCCTGGGACTCCTGCGCGGACTCGTCCTCGGCGGGCTCCGGGCCGTGCGGCAGAGCCCATACCGCCGTACCCAGACGGGAGTTGTGGTCCAGGGACTCGTCCTCCAGGGCGGTCAGGACCTCGCGCGCGGAGGCGATCGGCACCCGGCCCACCTGGATCAGCGCCCGCACGAGCCGCAGCCGCTTCAGGTGCGCGTCGTCGTACTCGGCCTGGGTGGCCGTCACGCGGCGGCCCGGCGGGAGCAGTCCCTCGCGCAAGTAGTACTTGATCGTGGCCGTGGGGACCCCGCTGCGCCGGCTCAGCTCCGCCAGTCTCATTGATTCGCGCCTCCTCTTGCGTATCTCTTGCGCCTCCCGTTGGAGAGTGGCAGTATCCAATCATGGATAGCGGGGCTATCCAATGCCCGGCCAGGGCTCCACGAAGCCAGGGCTCTACGAAGGGGGAATCGTCATGGGCGACAAGCCGATCGAAGGGCGTATGACCGCCGAGGGGACGGGCGAGGTGATCGTCTTCCATATCGGGATGCGCATCAACAACTTCTTTGCCGTGCGCAGCTGGTGGCCCGTCTTCCGGGCCATGCCGCGCATGCTGAAGGAGCTGTCGAAGGACCGGGAGAGCGGGATGCTGACGTTCCGGCTGCTGCTCGGCGCCCCGCGCGTGGTGTACGTGGTCCAGTACTGGGAGTCGAAGGAGAAGCTGCTCGCCTACTCCGCGGCACAGGACAAGGAGCACCGGCCCGCGTGGGCGGCCTTCAACCGGCGCATCCGGGAAGGCAGGGGGAAGGTCGGCTTCTGGCACGAGATGTACGTCGTGCCGGCCGGCGCCCATGAGGCGGTGTACGTCAACATGCCGGAGTTCGGCCTGGGGAAGGCCACCGGCGTCGTCCCGGTGGGCCGTCGCGGTGACCGGGCGGCCGATCGCCTCA
This window contains:
- a CDS encoding DUF4188 domain-containing protein, whose protein sequence is MGDKPIEGRMTAEGTGEVIVFHIGMRINNFFAVRSWWPVFRAMPRMLKELSKDRESGMLTFRLLLGAPRVVYVVQYWESKEKLLAYSAAQDKEHRPAWAAFNRRIREGRGKVGFWHEMYVVPAGAHEAVYVNMPEFGLGKATGVVPVGRRGDRAADRLTAA
- a CDS encoding MerR family transcriptional regulator, producing MRLAELSRRSGVPTATIKYYLREGLLPPGRRVTATQAEYDDAHLKRLRLVRALIQVGRVPIASAREVLTALEDESLDHNSRLGTAVWALPHGPEPAEDESAQESQEAARRTVDALLARLDWEFAQEYGDESPAYRMLVTAVGTMARLGYPCAVDDLAPYAHAAQQLAVADLDLIERFDSPDEQLEAAVALTVLYEPVLLGLRRIAQTEESNHRYGQRSTGE